AATGCTTACCTAGAATTTCACTGTAGTACAAATCCCATTCTCCCCAATAACTCTGAAAAACGTAGTCCTGGAGGCGGTAAGACACTATGTTTTTTATTCTTTCGCGGAACGACAACTTGTCTGTGAGTTCAGACAAGGCTGCAGGCACGTACGAAGGTGGAGCGGGCATCTTCCCACAATGCCGCTCCACAGTCGAGGCTGGTGTGAACCGCAGAGAGTACACAAATGGAATTCTGAGCTTGAGAGCAATTAGGTCTCCACAGAGACACACCGGATCAGACAGAAGCACATCATACTTGCCCCTCTGCAGCCGAGCCATCAAATCCTGGCTGGCTAACACGCCATCACACGAATGTCTATTTACCTCATTCATTTTGTTGACCACCTTTTCCAGTTCCTTGTAGAACTTCCAGAAGGTCAGTGCTGTTGGCTTATTATACAGCCACAAGTTCACTATGTCTTTGATCAAGGAGTCAAGGTGGTTTTTTCCGAAAGGCACAAAGTACACCTCAAACTTCTCTGCTGTCTCACCATGTGGTGTGATGAAGAGGGAAGCGTTTGACACTAGGACGGTGACATTGTGCTCTCGGCGTATCAGTTCCTGTATAATGATCTTAATATTTAACCAGTGGCTGCCCTCTGTAGGCCAAATCAGCACATTCCCACAAAAGACTGTTCCTAGAAGAGTGAGCTGAAGGGCTAGAAATTGGATGTGCTTTTTTGACACACGGGTTCCGGTTGTGGTGCAAGCCATGGTCGGTTGGGTGCCTAGATAGAAATAGATTTCTCACTCTCAGTCACGGATTCTCAGTGATGTGAAATAGCCACTTGCCCAGTACACTTTACAGGAAACACACCTGGCTCCAGAAGAGTGGATTTTCAAAACCTATGTTGTGACAGATACACCTGCAACACAAGTACAGTTTGGGACTTGGGATTAAGAAGACAAAAAGGGTTACAACATTTCTCTCTTGTTGAACTTCTCTCTTCCCACTTGTTTTTATCATTAGTTTCTGTTGAGGAGAAAGGGGGCCAGAAGAAATCCTAAGCATTAAGTCAAGTGTTCAAAAATATGGCTTCAAATGGGACTTAAGTGGCATAGTAGCGTTGTGTTGATCCCTGTGCATAGGGGTGAATATAATCCTTTTGCTTTATCTGTGGTAGTACCAGGGTAGTTCCACTTCATAATAGTCATTATGGCAATGAGAATAAGCACGCAATGTCTCACAATGCTTTTAACGGGTTGATTTTTAAGTATGATGAGATGGCTCCTCCTAATTTTCCCATGTAGGGTGACTGGAGAGCATATTGTCAGGCCTGGACTTCGAAGCCTAGCTTTTTTAACTGCAACATAACTACTATTTATTTGCACTTTTGTGAAGTCCACTAGGTGTCCATCTGAATCTTTAAAGGACTAAAATCCTTTTTCTAGCTGGCTCGGAGTCCTTAAAAAAAAGGATTGGGGGCTATAGAGAGGATTTGTTTATTTATGCTACTCTGGCTGGAGGAGAGACTTACTGGGCTCCCGGGCAAGGTGGGCACAGGATCTCTGGTATAAGGAGTGGAGCTGAGAGCTAGAGTCCCTGGCCAGTTCCTCCGTGTGTCATGCCATCTAGGGCTTGAACAGCCCTCTTTGCCACCCCTGCCCACAATCAGCAAGCCCCAGCTTACTTATTTTAGCAACTGTATCTTTAATTTAGTACAAGTTTTTCTTTTGGTCTGAATATttctcttccctgctcccccccccgaacCTATATTTAAAGATATGGTGACACCTGCGTAATAATTCTGTGTTTCGCTACCCTACCAGTTTGCCCAACATCAGACTGCCAACATTGCTTCTGcagtctttttaaaaataggtgtTATATTAACGCTCCTCCAGTCATCTAGTAGAGAGGCTATTTACTGTGTTGCCCTTCTCAGACTGTCTCGCCCTTCTCAGCCTCAATAAACACCTATGAATATTGACCACTCAATACCCACCCAGCATAGCTCGTCACTCACATATGACAGCATTTAAAACACAGGCACTGCAATGCCATATTTGCCACCTAGGTACTTAAAGAATTATCCTATGAAGCTTCCTCTGACTCCAGTAGATGCTGTGGATT
Above is a window of Pelodiscus sinensis isolate JC-2024 chromosome 5, ASM4963464v1, whole genome shotgun sequence DNA encoding:
- the LOC102458862 gene encoding UDP-glucuronosyltransferase 2B31-like codes for the protein MACTTTGTRVSKKHIQFLALQLTLLGTVFCGNVLIWPTEGSHWLNIKIIIQELIRREHNVTVLVSNASLFITPHGETAEKFEVYFVPFGKNHLDSLIKDIVNLWLYNKPTALTFWKFYKELEKVVNKMNEVNRHSCDGVLASQDLMARLQRGKYDVLLSDPVCLCGDLIALKLRIPFVYSLRFTPASTVERHCGKMPAPPSYVPAALSELTDKLSFRERIKNIVSYRLQDYVFQSYWGEWDLYYSEILEGSHWLNIKIIIQELIRREHNVTVLVSNASLFMTSHDETAEKFEVYFVPFGKNHLDSLIKDIVNLWLYNKPTALTFWKFYKELEKVVNKMNEVNRHSCDGVLASQDLMARLQRGKYDVVLSDPVCLCGDLIALKLRIPFVYSLRFTPASTMERHCGKMPAPPSYVPAALSELTDKLSFRERIKNIVSYRLQDYVFQRYWGEWDLYYSEILGKHLTLSVLFSLLESLK